One Candidatus Woesebacteria bacterium genomic window, TGAATAAATATGAGAAAAGTTTAGTTGATCTTCTTTTTGAAACTCAAGATACTATTAGCTTTTATGATATTAAGAGCTTGGGTAGAAAGAAACCTACTTCAGTATCTTATTTTTGGCGGGATTTGAAAAAAGCTGGTGATGATTTGGTTTCATTGGGATTTCTTGACAGTACAGCTTCAAAAATGCGTAACAAGCTTGCTATCGAATTAGTTGTGTTTTTTATTGTTGGTGTCTTTTCTATTAGTTTTTTGACTCCCTTTTTGGTAGCGTTTTTTCAGTCTGGTGTTATTTTTCTTTTTCTTTCTTTACCTATTCTTTTCTCTATTTTTATTTTGATGTTTATCTTAGTTTTTGTGATGGATAAAAGAACAGAAAAAGGCAATCAGGAAATGGCTGGTTGGCTTGCTTTTAAGAAGTTTTTGAAAGATTATTCAGTGACCAAAAATTATCCTATTGATTCGGTGATTTTATGGGAAAAGTACCTGGTTTATGGCACTGTTTTGGGAATTTCAGTTAAGGCTTTATCCGAGCTTCCTATTAAATATTCTGAGGAATTTGAAAGATCGCCTGTTTATGTGGGCTTTGTAGGAAGTGGTGGAGGAGGAAATATTTCTAATTTTTCTTCAAGCTTTTCTGCTCTTAGTGAAGGATTAAGTTCTCTTTCCTCTTCTGTTGCAAGTGGCGCTCATGGTGTAGGCTCTTCCGGCGGTTTTTCCGGCGGTGGAGGAGGAGGCGGAGGTGGTGGGGGAGGAAGTGCGGGATAGATCGGTATCACGTATCACGAATCAAGTATCAAGAATAGGTAAAAGAGTAAAAGTTGAAAGCTAAAAGAGATCCAAGTAGAAAGTAGAACGTAGTAAGTAGAAAGCAAAATTCTATAATCTATAATCCAAAATCTATAATCTAATTTTTGACTTTTGAGTTTTAAATTAAATCTGTGAGCCCGGGAGGACTCGAACCTCCAACGCCCAGCTTAAAAGGCTGGCGCTCTGCCATTGAGCTACGGGCCCAAGTAAATTTTAGACAAAAAATATTTTATCACTCAGGTTTTAAAAAGGCTAGTCTTGATATTAGAACCTAGTTGCTGGGTACTAGGTACTGGGTGTGTAGTTTGTTATGAAGAAAAGTCTAAAACGAATTGCTATACAGCTAAGGCGGTAAGGTTATTCTTATTCTGAAATAATTAAGAAGGTTCCTGTGGCCAAATCCACTCTTTCTCTGTGGTTGAGATCTGTTAATCTAACCAATTCTCAAAAACAAAAGCTTACATTAAAGAAACTAAAATCGGCTAAAAGAGGAGCAGAGAAAAGGAGACTTTAGAGAATTATGAAGACTCGAGAAATTATAGAAAAATCCATTTTGGATATTAAGAATATTAGTAAAGAGGAACTTTTCTTAATAGGTGTTGTGCTTTATTGGTGAGGGTTCTAAGGAGAAGAATTATTCTTCTGGTGTAAGTGTTATTTTTAGCAATTCTGATCCTTTGATGTGTAGGTTGTTTCTAAGATGGCTGAAAGAGATCGTGGGTATCGAAGAGAAGAGGATTTCGTTTGAGATTTATATTCATGATAATTTTAAGGATAAGGTTTCTGCCATCTCAGAATATTGGGCAAGGGAAACTGGATTTTCTATTAGCAAATTTGGTAAAATCTATTTCAAGAAAAGTAAGACCTTGACTTTAAGGAAAAATATAGCAGAAGGTTATCACGGATTACTTAGAATTAGGGTTAGAAGATCTACGGATCTGAACAGGAAGATAAAAGGTTGGTTTTACGGGATTTGTATTCGTTGCGGGGTGGTGTAATGGTAGCACGCCGGGTTTTGGCCCCGGAAATTGGGGTTCGAATCCCTGCCCCGCAGCACTTCGGCAAGCTCCTTCGGCCCAGCAGGTTTTGGAAGAGTGGCTCAAAAATAATCAAAATGCAAAAAGAGAGGTAGAAGGAAGATTAGTTTACAAATAACTACCAAAGTGCCACTTCGGTACACATAAGAAATATAGCTATTCCTAATTTTCTAGATATTTTTCTCTTGACAATTCCCACTTAAGGTGTAGAATATTGATATATTTAAATGTTTCTATGATCAAACTAGCAGAAATTTTTAAAGCTCTTTCTGATAAAACCCGGCTTGATATTTTGAGAAAGATTGCAGGGAAAAAGGAAATGTCTTGTAAAGACTTGTCTAAAAATTTTTCTCTTTCTCAACCAACACTTTCACATCATTTTAATAAGCTTATTGATTGCGGAGTTTTGTTGGCAAGAAAATCAAGGTCAGCTCACTATTACAGTCTAAATAGGAAACTTTTTGAAAGAATGGGTATTGATGTGAATAAACTTCTTAAAACTGGAGAAAGGGGGTGATTTTAGTGCAATTAAACGAAAAATTTGGAGAATTGGCAAGCGACGAGAGAATAAAAAAGACGGCTTCTGCTTTAAAGGAAAATGGCTTTGAAGTTGAAGTTGTTGAGAATAAAGAAGAGGTAAAAAGAAAGGTCTTGGAGATGATTCCCGAAGGTTCTGAGGTTTTTACAATGTCATCCCAGACTTTAGAGCAGGTCAGCCTTTCTGATGCGATCAATAATTCAGGTAAGTACAACTCGGTAAGAAATAAGCTTTTTACTATGGATAGAAATACCCAAGCTAGGGAAATGGCAAGGCTTGGTGCTGCTCCTGATTGGGTGGTCTCTTCGGTTCATGCGGTAACAGAGGATGGTCATTTAATTATTGCTTCAAATACAGGAAGTCAGCTTTCGGCTGAGGCTTATGCAGGAGGAAAGGTTATCTTTGTAGTTGGGGTGCAGAAGATAGTTAAAGATAATCAGGAAGGGATAAAACGAATTTATGAATATTGTTTGCCTCTTGAGGATGAAAGAGCAAGAAAAGCGTATGGAATGGGAAGCAATGTCAGCAAAATCCTGATTATCAATAAAGAAATCTTTCCAGAAAGAATAACCGTCTTTTTGGTAAAAGAAAAGCTTGGTTTTTAGTTTTTGTTGTGGTTGGTTTCTATTTTTGTTAGACTTCCATTATGCAAGAAGATTTGACAAGGAAAGAAAGGAGAAGGTTGTTTGAAGAAAAGAAAAAGGGAGAGGCTAGAAAGTCTCTTCTTTTTTCAAAGCTAAGAAAGGCTGCTTCTTGGGGATTGATCCTTATTTTGGCTATTTTTTTAGGCGCTAGGTTTTGGAGGTGGCTTAGGACGCCTCCTCCTGATATCTCAAAACTAGTCTCCGAGGTAAAAGCTGAGGATTGGGTTAAGGGTGGTAAAGAAGGGAAAATTATTTTGGTTGAATATAGTGATTTTCAATGTCCTTCTTGCGCTAGTTATCAGCCTATAATTGAGGCTCTTCTTAACGATTTTCCCAATGATTTAAGGTTTGTTTATAGACATTTTCCTCTTGTTGCAATTCACAAAAACGCACTTTCAGCAGCAATGGCCGTTGAGGCTGCAGGCCTGCAAGGCAAATTTTGGGAGATGCACGATCTCCTTTTTGAGAAGCAAGCCGAATGGAGTCAGAAGTCAGATCCCAAAGATTTCTTTGTGGGCTATGCCAAAGAACTTGGTCTTGATGAGAAAGAATTTATTTCTGATTTTGAATCAAAGAGTTTGGATGAGAAATTAAAAAGCAGCCTCAAGGAGGCTGATAGCCTAGGTCTTTCTTACACCCCCACCTTCTTTCTTGATGGCAGAGAAATTAAACCCCGCAGTTATGAGGAGTTTAAGAAATTGATAGAGGAGGAATTAAAAAGTAAATCACAATGACACCTGAAGTTGTAATTAAATTTCTTGCACTTTTGACTTTGTTTTCCAACCTCTTTATTGCCTTTTTGATTCTTTTTTTAGTAGTCTTTTCTTTTTTAAAGGTAAGATATGGGCAAGCTTTATTGTCTTTCTTGAGAGAAAGGTATCTTTTGTTTTCACTTCTTGTTTCGTTGGTAGCAACTGCTGGGAGCCTATTTTTGTCTGAAATTGCTCATTTTGAGCCTTGCAAGCTTTGTTGGTTCCAGAGAATTTTTATGTATCCACTACCTTTAATTTTGGGAATTTCAATTTATAAAAGGATAAGAGAGGTCACAAGTTTTGTTCTTCCTTTTTCTTTGATAGGTTCTATTATTGCTCTTTATCATTATTATGTTCAAACCAATCCGCAAGCTCTGGCCCCATGTTCGATAGTTGGCTTTTCTGTTTCCTGCAGCGAGCGGTTTTTTACTTATTTTGGTTATATAACAATTCCCTGGATGAGCTTTTCAGCATTTTTTCTGATTTTTGTTTTTATGATTTTGGGAGGTCGGGGTTTGAAAAAACGGTGAGTAAATACCAAAGTGTCGCTTCGATACACACCGGGGTGTGGTGAGGGTAGTTTTTCTTCTTGCAATTTATCTTTAAAAAAGGTACAAATAAAGTCTGTATGGAATTTTTGACAAGTATTGTTGAATTTATACTGCACATTGACACCCATTTGGGGGAGATTATTGCAAACTATGGTGTTTTAACTCATCTTATTTTATTTTTAATTATTTTTGCTGAAACTGGTTTTGTTTTTACTCCTTTTCTTCCCGGTGATTCGATTCTTTTTGCCGCAGGGGCCTTTGCTGCTTTAGGATCTTTGCATTTAACCTGGATTCTTTTACTTCTTTTTGTTGCCGCAGTTTTAGGAGACACTGCTAATT contains:
- a CDS encoding Disulfide bond formation protein, BdbC-like, translated to MTPEVVIKFLALLTLFSNLFIAFLILFLVVFSFLKVRYGQALLSFLRERYLLFSLLVSLVATAGSLFLSEIAHFEPCKLCWFQRIFMYPLPLILGISIYKRIREVTSFVLPFSLIGSIIALYHYYVQTNPQALAPCSIVGFSVSCSERFFTYFGYITIPWMSFSAFFLIFVFMILGGRGLKKR
- a CDS encoding Protein-disulfide isomerase DsbG, yielding MQEDLTRKERRRLFEEKKKGEARKSLLFSKLRKAASWGLILILAIFLGARFWRWLRTPPPDISKLVSEVKAEDWVKGGKEGKIILVEYSDFQCPSCASYQPIIEALLNDFPNDLRFVYRHFPLVAIHKNALSAAMAVEAAGLQGKFWEMHDLLFEKQAEWSQKSDPKDFFVGYAKELGLDEKEFISDFESKSLDEKLKSSLKEADSLGLSYTPTFFLDGREIKPRSYEEFKKLIEEELKSKSQ
- a CDS encoding LUD domain-containing protein, translated to MILVQLNEKFGELASDERIKKTASALKENGFEVEVVENKEEVKRKVLEMIPEGSEVFTMSSQTLEQVSLSDAINNSGKYNSVRNKLFTMDRNTQAREMARLGAAPDWVVSSVHAVTEDGHLIIASNTGSQLSAEAYAGGKVIFVVGVQKIVKDNQEGIKRIYEYCLPLEDERARKAYGMGSNVSKILIINKEIFPERITVFLVKEKLGF